In the genome of Bremerella sp. P1, the window CTCTCGTGCAGCTTTGCCCATTTCAGCCCGCTTATCGGCGTCCTGCATCAATGCGGCCATAGCATCGGCCGTTTCGTCCAGATTGCTGGCCTCGACGAGTAAACCATTCACGCCATCGTCCACGGCATCGGGAATGCTCCCCACGCGGGGGGCGACAACCGGCAACTGGGTCGACATGGCCTCGAGAATCGAAACCGGGCTGGCCTCGTTTTTGGACGTGAGCGCGAAGCAGTCCATCGCCGAAAGCAGCTCAGGGATATCGCTGCGACTGCCGGTCATCGTGACATGATCCTGCAAACCCAGCTCATCACGTAGTGCTTCAATCCCAGGTCGCTCAGGCCCATCCCCCACGATCACAAAGTGCGATTGTGGGGCCTGCTCGACAACGCGGACCGCTGCTTTCAAAAACAATGCATGATCCTTTTCAGGCCGCAGAGCCGCCACGATTCCGCACACGGCCGTATCTTCCGAAACACCCCACTGACCACGAATTTCTTCACGTGTCTGAGCGTTAGCGACAAAGCGGTCGGTATCGATTCCGTTGGGAATGACCGTGACCTTTTCTTGCGGAAAGCCTTCCACTTCGACCAGGTGCTTGCCGTGGGGAGCCGCCACGCCGATGAAGCGATCGGTAATCGAGGTCAGTCGGCGGTTAAGCCAATTGATCGAGTCAGGCCACCCGGTTGAATGAATGGCAGAAGCGACGACCGGCACGCCGGCCAGCCAGGCACAAAGTCGTCCCCAAAACATCTTGTCGCCAGCACCCACCGTAACCACGGCGTCGATCTCGCGCATCGCAAACAGCTCGGTCAGTCGCGGAACGACACGCAGGTCGTACTTGCCACTGAGCATGTTATGGAACGTGGGAACTTCCTTTTGCATCTCTTCGCCCAGTGGTCCCAGCTCTTTCATGCAGCACAGCTCAGGCGCAAATCGATTCCGATCCATCCGTCGAATCAGATTGACCAGCAGCGTTTCGGCACCACCGACTGGCATGCTCGTCACCAGGTACATCACACGCAAAGGGCCGCGGCCATCCAGCGGAAGATTGATTCGTCGTCGCATCATTGATTTTATGGTCCTCTAGGTTCGTGACCCGAATTTGCTTGTTAGCACGCCAACGCCATCCTGCAGTGTCTGCTTTTCCTGGACATCAAAAACCCAGTTGCCTGCATAGGCTTGCCACAGCAGAACGACCCACACGGAAAGCGCCACCGGCCAGCCCAGCCCAAGTAGGAAGGGTGCCGCGGCGAGCATCAGCGTCGACTTCTGGATCTCCATGCCATGGCGATGGGCAAGGAAGAGTGCCAGAACGATAGCAATGGCATTGGCTAGTGCCGTCGCAACAACGGCTCCGGTGAGTCCCCACATCGGCAACAGCAAGGCATTCAGCCCCACGTTCGCGGCAAGCCCAACACCAAAGACGATTGCGCCGACATGCGTTTTCTCGGCACAGCAGAAGTAGAGCATCGCGCACCCGACCAGGCTGTACCAAACACAGTAAGTCAGCGTCCACGGCAACACGGCAAGACCACCGCTGTACTTGCCATCGAAGACGTACTCGAACAACAAGGGAGCGGTCAGCCCAATCACAATGGCACCAGCCATCATCACCATCGAGCTGGCCTTCAGCAGCAGATTCAGTTGTTTGGAAACCTTCGACTGTTCGCCTCGTTCCCAATCGGCCGAAAGATGCGGCAGCAAGATCCCGCCAAACAGGTTCGCCACGGCAACCATCAGCCATGGCACCACGCGGCTACTGTGATAGTCGCCAACAAGGGTAATACTTTCTTCCGCGGTCAGTCCGCTGAAGTGCACGATCATGTAACGATCGACCACTTCAAACAAGTTCGAGAGCAAGTTGATCGCCCACAACCAGGCAGCAAATGGAAGCAACTTCTTCCAGAACTCCGACTGCATCGGAACGCGATCGCACAGCGGTACCTGATTCCAGTCTCGCGCCAGGACAACGCCCCCCATCACCACGGTCACGCTGCATGCGATACCGTAGGAAAGGATGACGCTTTCGGCGGACGTGTCATACCAAAGCAAGAGCCCTAACCCGATCACGGCGAAGAGCACACTATTGACGAACTGCAGCGCCGAAACCATTCGCATCTGCCGCATAGCGATGAACAGTTCGACGAAATAATTGAAGCCCACAACGGCGATCAGCGTCAGTGCGACCACCGGAATGATCGGAGCCAGGCTGGCATCTTTGAACAGCACAACTGCCGCTTGTTCGTGAAATATCCACAGCAGTCCACAACCAATCGACGAAAGGACAACGGTGGCAACCGTGGTTCGATAGAGGAACGTTCGCAGTTGTCCCTTTTGTCGGTAGTGCTCGACGTAGCGGCCAAACGAGCCGGGGATTCCCAGCACAACCAGTGGGCCTGCCAACATCAAAAAGCCAAAGACCAAGTCCCATAACCCGAGCTGTTCGGCCGGCAACCATCGGCAAAACAGCACGCCGCGAATAAACCCAATGCCGCGCTGAAAAACGGTCAGCATTGCCAACAGCAGCATGCTTTCCGCAAGCGATGTCGTCTTGTAGGTCGGCGTACTGGGAATCTCTGCCGCGTTGTTGACGGTAGGAGACGCGCTCATGCGTTCCCTCCTGCCGCTGCGGCCTGCCTGGCATACCGAGGCTGGTAACGCTTCACCCCGTTCACCTTACGCGGATCGATCGTCAGCCAATTCCGCAGACGCGAAAGCTCGGGATCGCCATGGATCCGCTGGATATGGTACGGATCGTCACCGGGAAAATTGTAGCCACCGTAGGCCGAGCAGAACCCCTGGATGCCATTCGCGCGAAGCATGTTAATCGCGGCGTCATTCAGGTTGGCATGTTGGCCAAATGGAAACGCGAAGTAGCGAATCGGTTGATCGATCAGCGACGCCAATTCCTGGGTCGCCGTAATGACTTCGTCATGCAGCTTCTCTGTATCGCGGATCGCACCAACGTCTGGATGGGTTCGCGAATGTCCACCAATTTCGATCACGCCACTAGCCGCCATCTCGCGCAGCTGGTCAACCGTATTGGGAGAGGCATCGATTCCTAGCTTCGCATCATGAGGAAATGGCTTGCCGGTCAAGACGTTGTCGAGCGTTACGAAGTAAGTCGCCGGCATCTGACGCTGAATCAGCTCGCCGATGGCCTGATCACAGTTTTCACCGTAACCATCGTCGAACGTAATCGCCACGCAAGGCTTGGGATTGAATCGCAAAGCGATGCGGCGTTGGGCTTCTGTCAGGGTCACCACCTCCAAGTTGGCTTGCAGCCAATCAAGGTGACGGCGAAAACCGTCGTTGGTAATGGTCCAGTCGTTGAGATTCTGATCCGCCACGCGATGGTAAAAGAGGACCATCACCGGTGCGAGTCCGACCCGCGCGCGGACCTGGCGAAACCGAGCTCGCCATGGCCAGGTCGCGGCATAATAGCCGTCGATCAGTTGTTCTTTCAGTCGCTGCATGCTGGTCTTATTCGCTCTTTCCAAGCGACGCTTTGAGCCAACTCTTGACCTGGGTTTTCGTCGTCCAGATCCCCTGTCGGATCAATCCAAAGGTCGTATTGGGCACGACACGGATCGTCTCGCAGGCTCGTGGTTCGGCTCGCCAATGGGCTTTATAGGGTTCGTCGCCGCGGAGGAAGTCGACGGCTGTCTTGCCTTGTTCGATGGCACGGCGAATGACGGCAATCTGCATCAAGCTGCCAGGCTCATCATTCAGGCGATCAGGATCGATACCGGCCTGGTAGGCATATGAAATGTCATGACCGGGGAAGTGAATCTCGGCCGCGACAGGCACATCGTCCAGGTCGAGCCAGAGAATCTCGCATTTGCCGTCGGCCATCATCTGACTGGCCGCTTCGTACAAAAACTTCGTGAAGCGATCGTCCGCAAAACAGCCTGGCTGATCGAGCGATTTTCGTCGACGCATGTGCAGATCGATCAGAATCGGCATGGCGGCATCCAGGCCGGTCGCGCTATCGCACACATGCAGCTGGCAGCGATCGGTATCGAGCACGCGGTTGATTTGGCGGCGGATCTGTTTGCGATGCGACTTGGACTGCTGCATCTCGAAGTCGTACCAAGTCTCGGGTATCTCAAGTCGCCAGCAATTGATCGCTGATAATCGATGAACCATAGCCTGACACTGCATCATCCGTTGACTCAGTTCTTCCGCGATGGGTGCCCCTTTTTCGAGGTTCTCCCACTCCATCGCATCCCAGGCATTCGAGGTCGTCAGGGCTTCCTGTAACCAATCGACCAACAGCGGAGCCACTCGATTCGGGTCATCCGGGTGCACGAGAATATCGAGATAGTCGCTGCACACCTCACCATCACCCAGAAAGCGAAGCGTACGTCCGCCCGTTTTTCCGGCGGCTTTATACCAGGGAGCTAGTCCAATCAGTTCGTCTCCATCAAACACGCCAACAATGAATAGCTGATGGGCATCGCCGTAATGCTTCCACCACGACATCATCCAGTCGTAGCTGCGAAAGGGCACATTGCCAGCCAACGCATTCCAGGCTGACCGCAAGGAAACGACGGATTGGGGATCTGAAAACCGTTCGACGTGCATAGATATCTGGGGGGCCGAAGTTAACGTTCAGGCCCGCGATTGCGCACCGCAGGCCGTTCTATTCTCGACAACGGACTATCAAACATTCCCCACTGTTAGGTAAAAGCAAACAAAGTTGCGCCGGTTTAGAAGGGATGCTTACCCACCGAGTGGCAATTGTTTCTCAGACACATCACGTGTTGCTTTTTCGCCACGTCTCTTGCGATTTGGCAACATCTCGGTGGCAACCCGAAGCTCGCTCCTCACCGCACCTAAGTGCTTTTCCAAACGGCCTTTACCCCTCGAATAGCCGGAGCATTCCCAATTATTGGCACTCGGCTTGCCTTATAGCTCCAGCGAATCGGGGTTGTGGGAAGCAGGACCTCCGGCCCACGTGGCTGCGTCTTGCTTCCCGCACGTTTTTCACTCCCTATCGATATGCCCTTTCTCGAGGCAATGGCTATGTTCAACCCGGCTGACATCCTCTTCGCGCTTGTTCGCTATCGTTTGCGTTGGATCATTCCCACGATCCTGGTAGCGACCGCAGCACTTGCGTATGCCGTCGTCAAGCCGAATGCCTGGGAAGCCACCCAAAGCATCGTACTGCGCGACGAAGCGGTCAGTAGTTTAGGCCGACCAGGACAGTTCTCCCGAGTTGAAGACATGAAGCACGCCCAGGAAACCGTGCTCCAGCTGACGCGTTCGCGAGAAGTGATCGAGGCAGCGCTGACGCAATTGGGAGTACCCGCAGGCCGCTGGTCGACCGGTTCCTGGCCGAGCAAAGACGACATCGCCACGGCTCGCAAATCGATCAGTGTTCATTCCCCCAGCGGCACCGAATTCGGAACGACCGAAATGCTGTACATCACGGTCGAAGCCGATACGCCTGAGCGTGCGAAGAAGCTGAACGAATTGATCTGCATCCAACTCGATCAGCAACTGGGCGAGATGCGAAACAGCCGTGCATTGAGCCTGGTAGAAGAACTCAACTATCGCGAACAACAAGCCAACCAGGCCCTGACTGGCGTAACCAATCGCCTGTCGGACATGGAAGAAGAAGTCGGAACTGACCTGGCAGAGTTGCGAATCTTGAACGAAGTCGGCTCGGGGAACGGTAACCTTCGCGAACAGATGGTGCAAATCAAGAACGAACTGCGGACGGCTCTAGCCAACCAGCAAAGCTCGCAGCGACTGCTGGAGATTCTAGAAGCAGCCCAGCAAAACACGAGTGAACTGATTGCCACGCCGAACCAGCTACTTGAATCGCAACCGGCACTGCGTCGGCTTAAGGATGGCTTGATCGATGCCCAGCTTCGTTCGGCTCAACTGCAAGGGATACGCACCGACAACCATCCCGGCGTCATCGCGGCTCATCATGCCGAAGAAGAGATTCGTAGCCACTTGCACCAGGAAATCGCCATCGCCATTCGTAGCCTGAATGCGGAACGAAGCGTGAATGCCAGTCGCATTGCTCAGCTGCAGACCATGCTTGACGACGTAAGCGAGCGGATGACTAAGCTGGCTTCCCTACGTGCTGGGTACAATAATCTGGTGGCGGAAGTTCGCGAAAAGAATAACAAGCTGACTCAAATCCGAACCGATCTGGCCGATGCCCGGTCGTCGGTGGAAGCGGCAACCACCACGTCTCTGATCACTAAAGTGAGCACTCCCGAGGTCAGTGACTACCCGGTTGGTCCTTCCCGCAAGGCAATCGCTGGAGCCGGCGTTGTTGGCGGGCTGGCTTTGGGGCTGGGCATTCTCTTTCTGACCGTCCCCATGACGGCCGCACCATCAGCACAACCGATACCATCGGCAAGCTCAACGAGCAATGCTTCCGGTGCGGGT includes:
- a CDS encoding glycosyltransferase, whose translation is MMRRRINLPLDGRGPLRVMYLVTSMPVGGAETLLVNLIRRMDRNRFAPELCCMKELGPLGEEMQKEVPTFHNMLSGKYDLRVVPRLTELFAMREIDAVVTVGAGDKMFWGRLCAWLAGVPVVASAIHSTGWPDSINWLNRRLTSITDRFIGVAAPHGKHLVEVEGFPQEKVTVIPNGIDTDRFVANAQTREEIRGQWGVSEDTAVCGIVAALRPEKDHALFLKAAVRVVEQAPQSHFVIVGDGPERPGIEALRDELGLQDHVTMTGSRSDIPELLSAMDCFALTSKNEASPVSILEAMSTQLPVVAPRVGSIPDAVDDGVNGLLVEASNLDETADAMAALMQDADKRAEMGKAAREKVLRYGSLDAMVSGYQDLISGVYRQKVQAALHMARQPATSPVLVPQRSDAKAS
- a CDS encoding lipopolysaccharide biosynthesis protein yields the protein MSASPTVNNAAEIPSTPTYKTTSLAESMLLLAMLTVFQRGIGFIRGVLFCRWLPAEQLGLWDLVFGFLMLAGPLVVLGIPGSFGRYVEHYRQKGQLRTFLYRTTVATVVLSSIGCGLLWIFHEQAAVVLFKDASLAPIIPVVALTLIAVVGFNYFVELFIAMRQMRMVSALQFVNSVLFAVIGLGLLLWYDTSAESVILSYGIACSVTVVMGGVVLARDWNQVPLCDRVPMQSEFWKKLLPFAAWLWAINLLSNLFEVVDRYMIVHFSGLTAEESITLVGDYHSSRVVPWLMVAVANLFGGILLPHLSADWERGEQSKVSKQLNLLLKASSMVMMAGAIVIGLTAPLLFEYVFDGKYSGGLAVLPWTLTYCVWYSLVGCAMLYFCCAEKTHVGAIVFGVGLAANVGLNALLLPMWGLTGAVVATALANAIAIVLALFLAHRHGMEIQKSTLMLAAAPFLLGLGWPVALSVWVVLLWQAYAGNWVFDVQEKQTLQDGVGVLTSKFGSRT
- a CDS encoding polysaccharide deacetylase family protein; amino-acid sequence: MQRLKEQLIDGYYAATWPWRARFRQVRARVGLAPVMVLFYHRVADQNLNDWTITNDGFRRHLDWLQANLEVVTLTEAQRRIALRFNPKPCVAITFDDGYGENCDQAIGELIQRQMPATYFVTLDNVLTGKPFPHDAKLGIDASPNTVDQLREMAASGVIEIGGHSRTHPDVGAIRDTEKLHDEVITATQELASLIDQPIRYFAFPFGQHANLNDAAINMLRANGIQGFCSAYGGYNFPGDDPYHIQRIHGDPELSRLRNWLTIDPRKVNGVKRYQPRYARQAAAAGGNA
- a CDS encoding GNAT family N-acetyltransferase encodes the protein MHVERFSDPQSVVSLRSAWNALAGNVPFRSYDWMMSWWKHYGDAHQLFIVGVFDGDELIGLAPWYKAAGKTGGRTLRFLGDGEVCSDYLDILVHPDDPNRVAPLLVDWLQEALTTSNAWDAMEWENLEKGAPIAEELSQRMMQCQAMVHRLSAINCWRLEIPETWYDFEMQQSKSHRKQIRRQINRVLDTDRCQLHVCDSATGLDAAMPILIDLHMRRRKSLDQPGCFADDRFTKFLYEAASQMMADGKCEILWLDLDDVPVAAEIHFPGHDISYAYQAGIDPDRLNDEPGSLMQIAVIRRAIEQGKTAVDFLRGDEPYKAHWRAEPRACETIRVVPNTTFGLIRQGIWTTKTQVKSWLKASLGKSE
- a CDS encoding GumC family protein, with protein sequence MFNPADILFALVRYRLRWIIPTILVATAALAYAVVKPNAWEATQSIVLRDEAVSSLGRPGQFSRVEDMKHAQETVLQLTRSREVIEAALTQLGVPAGRWSTGSWPSKDDIATARKSISVHSPSGTEFGTTEMLYITVEADTPERAKKLNELICIQLDQQLGEMRNSRALSLVEELNYREQQANQALTGVTNRLSDMEEEVGTDLAELRILNEVGSGNGNLREQMVQIKNELRTALANQQSSQRLLEILEAAQQNTSELIATPNQLLESQPALRRLKDGLIDAQLRSAQLQGIRTDNHPGVIAAHHAEEEIRSHLHQEIAIAIRSLNAERSVNASRIAQLQTMLDDVSERMTKLASLRAGYNNLVAEVREKNNKLTQIRTDLADARSSVEAATTTSLITKVSTPEVSDYPVGPSRKAIAGAGVVGGLALGLGILFLTVPMTAAPSAQPIPSASSTSNASGAGQHPAPVAGHGLSLKEALFNLAHRNPSPN